From a region of the Sporosarcina ureilytica genome:
- a CDS encoding UDP-N-acetylmuramoyl-L-alanyl-D-glutamate--2,6-diaminopimelate ligase: MDTKDLFSILPITQVAGALPETVTDLEVDSRAVQPGGVFVCIEGFTVDGHQYVQQAVDNGARVIVASKPIPVDLEKVAVVTVENTSRALGLLAPRYFNYPSKKMTMIGVTGTNGKTSVSGIIQSILQAAHEKSAASGTIGFNLNGTLYETENTTGNVLATQSMIAQAANEGCQTMTMEVSSHGLVEGRLAGTEFDIAVFTNLTHDHLDFHGTMENYGDAKGLLFAQLGQDLSQRKYAIVNIDDPWFEKFIEKTSYPILTYGVHNKGHFHGIDIQLEANQTRFTLVTPDGEFHVQMKLIGEFSVANALAATAALYAKGMTIESIVTYLSEIEPIAGRMEKVETDLPLTMYVDYAHTADAIQKAIEAVIPYKKNKIIFLIGTGGNRDRVKRPIMAKEASAADYVVLTTDDPRDEPYETILSELEAGMTHQQYACIGDRVEAVQHAVSVAEEDDIIIFAGKGHEDFQIIGREKYPHSDADIALEAAENKFRARKIN; this comes from the coding sequence ATGGATACGAAAGATTTATTTTCGATATTACCTATAACACAGGTGGCGGGCGCACTACCTGAAACGGTGACAGATTTGGAGGTGGATTCTAGAGCGGTCCAGCCCGGTGGCGTCTTTGTTTGTATTGAAGGGTTTACCGTGGATGGACATCAATATGTTCAACAAGCGGTTGATAACGGGGCACGCGTCATCGTGGCTTCTAAACCGATACCTGTAGATCTAGAGAAAGTTGCAGTTGTGACTGTTGAAAATACCTCACGGGCACTTGGTTTATTAGCACCGCGATATTTTAATTATCCATCGAAAAAAATGACGATGATTGGTGTAACAGGAACGAATGGAAAGACAAGTGTAAGTGGCATTATCCAGTCAATTTTACAAGCAGCTCATGAAAAATCTGCGGCTTCCGGAACAATCGGATTTAATTTAAATGGAACGCTTTATGAAACGGAAAATACGACCGGGAATGTACTTGCTACACAGTCCATGATTGCGCAAGCTGCGAATGAAGGGTGTCAAACGATGACGATGGAAGTTTCCTCACATGGACTAGTTGAAGGTCGGTTGGCAGGTACTGAATTTGACATTGCGGTCTTTACAAATTTAACGCATGATCACCTTGATTTTCACGGAACGATGGAAAATTACGGGGATGCGAAAGGGTTATTGTTTGCGCAATTGGGACAAGACCTTTCGCAAAGAAAGTATGCCATTGTGAATATCGATGATCCTTGGTTTGAAAAATTCATTGAAAAAACAAGTTATCCAATTCTCACATATGGCGTACACAATAAAGGACATTTTCATGGGATAGATATCCAGTTAGAAGCCAATCAAACGAGGTTCACGCTCGTAACGCCTGACGGTGAATTTCATGTTCAGATGAAATTAATTGGTGAATTTAGTGTAGCGAATGCGCTTGCGGCTACGGCGGCATTGTACGCAAAAGGGATGACAATTGAAAGCATCGTCACTTATTTAAGTGAAATTGAACCGATTGCAGGTCGCATGGAAAAAGTGGAGACAGACTTGCCGCTTACGATGTATGTTGACTATGCACATACTGCTGACGCGATTCAAAAGGCGATTGAGGCGGTCATACCTTATAAGAAAAATAAAATCATTTTTCTAATCGGTACAGGTGGAAATCGTGATCGAGTGAAGCGCCCAATTATGGCCAAAGAAGCCTCTGCTGCGGATTACGTTGTGTTAACGACAGATGATCCACGTGATGAACCATATGAAACAATTTTGTCTGAGCTTGAGGCGGGAATGACGCATCAACAATATGCTTGTATCGGCGATCGGGTAGAAGCTGTTCAACATGCTGTGTCTGTAGCAGAAGAAGATGATATCATTATATTCGCTGGAAAAGGCCATGAAGACTTTCAAATTATCGGACGTGAAAAGTATCCGCATTCAGATGCCGACATTGCACTTGAAGCGGCGGAGAACAAATTTAGAGCAAGAAAAATAAATTAA
- a CDS encoding M42 family metallopeptidase gives MTTLFNQEKTVALLQKLIETPSPSGYTSDVMAIVADEFDKMGVTYKKTNKGAVIATIEGEDQARHRLLTAHTDTLGAMVKEVKSNGRLKLTNIGGFNWNSVEGEYCTIHTASGKKLRGTILMRQTTVHVYKDSGTAERSADNIEVRIDEKVLNEKDTRKLGIEVGDFVSFNPRFEITANGFIKSRHLDDKASTALLVELIRVIKDENIILPHTTHFYISNNEEIGYGGNSNIPAETVEYIAVDMGAIGDGQATDEYTVSICAKDSSGPYHYELTQHLVELAKQKKIDYKLDIYPYYGSDASAAIRAGFDVKHALFGPGIESSHALERTHIDSLEATAGLLFAYVTSNMMD, from the coding sequence ATGACAACTTTATTTAATCAAGAAAAAACAGTGGCTCTTTTGCAAAAACTTATTGAAACGCCAAGTCCATCTGGCTATACATCGGATGTGATGGCTATCGTTGCGGATGAATTTGATAAAATGGGCGTTACTTATAAAAAAACGAATAAAGGAGCAGTTATTGCTACAATTGAAGGTGAAGACCAAGCACGTCATCGTTTATTAACCGCCCATACAGACACATTAGGTGCCATGGTAAAAGAAGTTAAAAGCAATGGCCGTTTGAAATTGACGAATATCGGTGGCTTTAATTGGAACTCAGTTGAGGGAGAATATTGTACAATTCACACGGCATCAGGGAAAAAGTTGCGCGGAACAATCTTAATGCGCCAAACGACAGTCCATGTTTATAAAGATTCGGGGACTGCTGAGCGAAGTGCAGACAATATTGAAGTCCGTATTGATGAAAAAGTATTAAATGAGAAGGATACACGTAAACTTGGTATAGAAGTAGGCGACTTTGTATCATTCAATCCAAGATTTGAAATAACGGCTAATGGATTTATAAAGTCACGTCATCTTGACGACAAAGCAAGCACTGCACTGCTCGTTGAATTAATTCGAGTAATAAAAGACGAAAACATTATTCTGCCACATACAACGCATTTTTATATTTCTAACAACGAAGAAATTGGATATGGTGGAAATTCCAATATTCCAGCTGAGACAGTTGAGTACATAGCAGTTGATATGGGTGCTATTGGTGATGGACAAGCAACTGATGAGTATACCGTCTCCATATGTGCAAAAGATTCAAGTGGACCTTACCATTACGAATTAACTCAACATCTCGTTGAACTTGCGAAACAAAAGAAAATTGATTATAAATTGGACATTTACCCTTATTATGGATCAGATGCATCGGCTGCCATTCGTGCAGGTTTTGATGTGAAGCATGCATTATTTGGACCAGGCATCGAGTCTTCTCATGCACTTGAGCGGACACATATCGATTCTTTAGAGGCGACTGCCGGGTTACTTTTTGCTTATGTGACATCGAATATGATGGATTGA
- a CDS encoding aldehyde dehydrogenase yields MNFTADDVQSMIQGQRNFYFSGETKSVEFRKSMLKRLYDAILEHEDAITLALQKDLGKSSFESYATEIGFVLSSISYMLKSIDDWVKPEKVKTPIHLQPAKSFIVREPYGVVLIIGPFNYPFQLVMEPLIGAIIGGNCAIIKPSEMAENTCHVIRDIIEKIFPPHYIRVVEGEREEVSTLIHAPFDYIFFTGSVTVGKIIMKAAAERLTPITLELGGKSPVIVDQTAKLEHAAERIVWGKFLNTGQTCVAPDYLLVHTSVKETLIERMIHVIKKFYSGNPLNSLDYGRMINERHFNRITAMIERESSQIIYGGQFERTELYIAPTLLANVHWDSPSMEDEIFGPVLPIIEYDNLGEAMHQIRRKPKPLAAYMFTENERAANYFIENLPFGGGCINDTISHVGNIHLPFGGVGASGVNAYHGKASFELFTHAKSMMQRNTKIQMKLAFPPYKNKLKLIKPFIR; encoded by the coding sequence TTGAACTTTACTGCAGATGATGTTCAGTCAATGATTCAGGGGCAACGGAACTTTTATTTTTCAGGTGAAACAAAAAGTGTTGAATTTAGAAAAAGTATGTTGAAAAGGTTATATGATGCAATCCTCGAGCATGAAGATGCCATCACGCTTGCGCTTCAAAAAGACTTAGGAAAAAGTTCTTTTGAATCGTATGCAACCGAAATTGGTTTCGTTCTTTCAAGTATTTCATATATGCTTAAATCGATTGATGATTGGGTTAAACCAGAAAAAGTGAAGACGCCGATTCATTTACAACCGGCTAAAAGTTTTATCGTTCGCGAACCGTATGGCGTCGTGCTTATTATTGGACCATTTAATTATCCATTTCAACTTGTCATGGAACCATTAATCGGCGCAATTATTGGCGGGAATTGTGCAATTATTAAGCCCTCAGAAATGGCTGAAAATACATGTCATGTGATTCGCGATATAATAGAAAAGATATTCCCACCTCATTATATACGTGTAGTAGAAGGCGAACGTGAAGAAGTTTCAACTTTAATCCATGCGCCTTTCGACTATATTTTCTTTACAGGAAGTGTGACGGTAGGGAAAATTATTATGAAGGCTGCAGCTGAAAGGCTCACACCCATCACATTAGAGTTAGGTGGGAAAAGTCCTGTTATAGTGGATCAAACCGCAAAACTTGAACATGCGGCGGAACGTATTGTTTGGGGAAAGTTTTTAAATACTGGTCAAACTTGCGTGGCACCTGATTATTTACTCGTACACACAAGTGTTAAAGAAACATTAATTGAACGAATGATTCATGTTATAAAAAAGTTTTATAGTGGAAACCCTCTAAACAGTCTAGATTATGGTCGCATGATTAATGAACGGCATTTCAACAGAATCACTGCAATGATAGAGAGGGAGTCGTCTCAAATTATTTATGGTGGACAATTTGAACGAACAGAACTTTATATTGCGCCAACTTTACTAGCAAATGTTCATTGGGATAGTCCATCCATGGAAGATGAAATATTTGGACCTGTATTACCGATCATCGAATATGATAATTTGGGCGAAGCGATGCATCAAATTAGACGAAAACCTAAACCGTTAGCTGCTTATATGTTTACAGAAAACGAACGTGCGGCTAATTATTTTATTGAAAACTTGCCATTCGGTGGTGGGTGTATTAATGATACAATTTCCCATGTTGGGAATATCCATTTACCCTTCGGCGGTGTCGGTGCATCGGGCGTGAATGCTTATCATGGTAAAGCAAGCTTTGAATTATTCACGCATGCAAAATCGATGATGCAAAGAAATACAAAAATCCAGATGAAATTAGCCTTCCCACCTTATAAAAATAAATTAAAACTCATCAAACCGTTCATTCGGTGA
- a CDS encoding Gfo/Idh/MocA family protein → MHTTFAIVGTGIVGERIIQQLQQNEQAKIIAIFDENNVRLTEIANKYDLQATTSYEEVLALKPDWVYIGTPPASHAELSNQASEAGLNVLCEKPLAHDATDGLHMVEATGKSNTRTAMHFPLMYSPSVRHMMKLVRSGEIGSVVRIELNAHFQDWPRPWQQNPWIGSREQGGFVREVFPHYLQLMCRMFGELSIHHHQTTYPTDVTLAETSVLATGATENNIPFLLNGLSGIGQKENLTYIVYGTNGVLKLRNWSELSIARKNSAFEILTSFDSVRTLVDECIAASNEKESNLVPFEEGLEVQRLIDSLLE, encoded by the coding sequence TTGCATACTACATTTGCGATTGTTGGTACTGGAATTGTTGGCGAAAGAATCATCCAACAGCTTCAACAAAATGAACAAGCAAAAATCATTGCGATATTTGATGAAAACAACGTTCGTCTAACGGAAATTGCGAATAAATATGATTTACAAGCAACAACCTCATATGAGGAAGTGCTCGCTTTAAAGCCAGACTGGGTCTATATCGGGACACCGCCAGCATCCCATGCCGAATTAAGTAATCAAGCGTCCGAGGCCGGATTAAACGTGCTTTGTGAAAAGCCGCTTGCCCACGATGCAACAGATGGGTTACACATGGTCGAAGCAACTGGAAAAAGTAACACCCGAACAGCAATGCATTTCCCACTCATGTATAGCCCATCTGTCAGACATATGATGAAACTTGTCCGAAGTGGAGAAATTGGATCAGTCGTGCGTATCGAATTGAATGCACATTTTCAAGATTGGCCACGTCCTTGGCAACAAAATCCTTGGATTGGTTCTCGAGAACAAGGTGGCTTTGTTAGAGAAGTATTCCCTCATTATCTCCAACTTATGTGCAGAATGTTTGGCGAACTATCCATTCATCATCATCAAACAACCTATCCTACAGACGTAACTTTAGCTGAAACAAGCGTCTTAGCCACTGGTGCGACGGAAAATAACATCCCGTTTCTTCTGAATGGTCTTTCAGGTATTGGTCAGAAAGAAAATCTGACATATATAGTATATGGAACGAACGGTGTTTTAAAACTACGTAATTGGTCCGAACTTAGCATCGCAAGAAAAAACAGTGCTTTTGAAATATTGACTTCTTTCGATTCGGTTAGAACGCTTGTTGACGAATGTATTGCAGCGTCGAATGAAAAAGAGTCAAATCTTGTACCATTTGAAGAAGGACTTGAAGTTCAAAGGCTTATCGATTCACTTTTAGAATAA
- a CDS encoding DNA-3-methyladenine glycosylase family protein: MAEIITLPFVYDFDGALEKLAGDPVNSVDMLNRSIRFPMEEGNIVTLQAMGTKESPSFLLKGILNEAQKDMVKSIFHFNEPLDEIYLHFMDSDLAPIFQAHEGTPLVRSFSLYSTLMRSIIHQQLNMSFANTLTRRFVEAFGSEIDGVWRYPSPEVIADLEVSTLRDMQFSSRKAEYIIGLSQAVATGSLDLEKLRRLEDNEVIDILTDYRGVGPWTAQNFLMSGLGRPNLFPVADIGLQNALMNLWEMDRKPTKEEIIARFPIWSPYLSYAALYLWRSIEKNSFSK, from the coding sequence ATGGCAGAGATTATTACACTTCCATTTGTATATGACTTCGACGGAGCATTAGAAAAGTTAGCGGGAGATCCTGTAAATTCGGTCGATATGTTGAATCGTTCAATACGATTTCCAATGGAGGAAGGAAATATAGTGACCTTGCAAGCAATGGGCACGAAAGAATCACCTTCATTTTTACTAAAAGGAATTTTAAATGAGGCACAAAAGGATATGGTGAAAAGTATTTTCCATTTTAATGAACCTTTGGATGAGATTTACCTTCATTTCATGGATTCAGATTTGGCGCCGATATTTCAAGCACACGAAGGTACGCCACTTGTTCGCAGTTTTTCATTGTACAGTACATTAATGCGTAGTATTATTCATCAGCAATTAAATATGTCTTTTGCGAATACGTTAACGAGGCGTTTTGTTGAAGCATTTGGCAGTGAGATAGATGGGGTGTGGAGATATCCTTCTCCTGAAGTAATCGCCGACCTTGAAGTATCAACGCTACGGGATATGCAGTTTAGTTCAAGGAAGGCCGAGTATATCATCGGTTTATCGCAAGCGGTAGCAACTGGTTCTCTAGATCTTGAAAAATTACGACGATTGGAGGACAATGAAGTAATCGATATACTAACCGATTACCGAGGTGTCGGTCCATGGACTGCCCAAAACTTCCTCATGTCAGGTTTAGGACGTCCAAACTTATTTCCAGTCGCAGATATTGGTTTACAAAATGCGTTAATGAATTTATGGGAAATGGATAGAAAGCCAACGAAAGAAGAAATTATTGCGCGTTTTCCAATTTGGTCTCCATATTTAAGTTACGCCGCACTCTATTTGTGGAGAAGTATAGAAAAAAACAGCTTTTCCAAGTAA
- a CDS encoding TRAP transporter permease — protein MARDKKQQEQKNVDVQETELETLSEEEQDEILRKYDPESNTRDLGSVFRKIVFVGLLAFSLFQLYTAIFGQYTAYIQRSIHLGFALSLIFILFPARKRLGKTKRGKVPFYDLLLALLSVAVGLYWPLNIEKITMQVGRLTEMDMIIGIIAILLTLEAARRAVGIPITIISSVFLVYAFFGPYFPGFLNHRGQDVKSIVRTMFFTTDGILGTPISVSATFIFVFLLFGAFLVKTGVGNYFNELAVVLAGRLVGGPAKVAIFSSALQGTISGSSVANVVGSGSYTIPMMKKLGYRKEFAGGVEAAASTGGQLMPPIMGAAAFLMVEFIGGITYWEIAKAATIPAILYFTGIWIMTHFEAKRVGLKGMKEDQIPDRKKVLKKIYLLLPILGIIFFLLIGIPTMQAALYGIVLTIVVSAIRKETRIGFKDMIEALVDGARTALAVAAATACAGIIVGVVLKTGLGLGLANGLISAAGGNVFLTLVFTMFASLVLGMGSPTTANYVITSTIAAPAIITLLMIGSEPGAAIPIVVALSAHLFVFFFGIVADITPPVALAAFAASGISGGDPIKTGVTSSKLAIAAFIIPYMFVFNPALLMIGASVPEILWVVFTALIGMIAIGAGMIGYWYRKCNWIERIIAVGTGLLLIFPETITDIVGLVLFVGLVAIQYKSRDRDDNDKSVAVA, from the coding sequence ATGGCTAGAGATAAAAAGCAGCAAGAGCAGAAAAATGTTGATGTTCAGGAGACTGAGCTAGAAACATTATCTGAAGAAGAACAAGATGAAATCCTTCGTAAATATGACCCTGAATCGAATACAAGAGATCTCGGATCGGTTTTTAGGAAAATTGTTTTTGTCGGCCTTCTTGCATTTTCATTGTTTCAGTTGTACACGGCCATTTTTGGGCAATACACAGCATATATTCAACGTTCCATTCACTTAGGATTTGCTTTATCTTTAATATTTATTTTATTTCCAGCAAGAAAAAGATTGGGCAAAACAAAGCGAGGAAAGGTTCCATTTTACGATTTGCTCTTAGCACTGCTTTCAGTTGCGGTAGGGCTTTATTGGCCGCTCAATATTGAAAAAATTACGATGCAAGTTGGTAGATTAACAGAAATGGATATGATTATCGGGATTATTGCAATACTACTAACATTAGAAGCGGCACGGCGAGCAGTTGGAATTCCGATTACAATTATTTCAAGTGTGTTTTTAGTGTATGCATTTTTCGGACCTTATTTCCCTGGTTTTTTAAATCACCGTGGCCAAGATGTTAAAAGTATCGTGCGAACGATGTTTTTTACGACAGACGGGATATTAGGTACACCGATAAGTGTTTCCGCAACGTTTATTTTCGTATTCCTATTATTTGGGGCGTTTCTCGTGAAAACTGGCGTTGGAAATTACTTTAATGAACTTGCCGTTGTGTTGGCTGGGCGCTTAGTTGGAGGACCTGCAAAAGTTGCGATATTCTCAAGTGCTTTGCAAGGAACGATTTCAGGAAGTTCTGTCGCCAACGTAGTCGGGTCAGGATCTTATACAATTCCAATGATGAAAAAGCTTGGCTATCGTAAAGAATTTGCCGGTGGTGTCGAAGCAGCTGCTTCAACAGGTGGGCAATTAATGCCGCCGATCATGGGTGCTGCAGCCTTCCTGATGGTAGAATTTATTGGCGGAATTACGTATTGGGAAATCGCCAAAGCAGCCACAATCCCAGCAATCCTATACTTCACAGGTATATGGATTATGACACATTTTGAGGCGAAACGTGTTGGGTTAAAAGGGATGAAAGAAGATCAAATTCCAGACCGCAAAAAAGTGTTAAAGAAAATTTATTTATTGTTACCGATTTTGGGAATTATTTTCTTCTTATTAATCGGCATTCCTACGATGCAAGCCGCGCTTTACGGGATTGTATTGACAATCGTAGTAAGTGCAATTCGCAAAGAAACACGAATTGGCTTTAAAGATATGATTGAAGCACTTGTTGATGGTGCCCGGACTGCGTTGGCGGTTGCGGCGGCAACTGCATGTGCAGGAATTATTGTAGGTGTCGTATTAAAAACGGGACTTGGGTTAGGGCTTGCCAATGGCTTGATTTCCGCTGCGGGCGGTAACGTCTTCCTAACGCTAGTCTTTACAATGTTTGCTTCACTTGTTTTAGGAATGGGGTCACCAACAACGGCAAACTATGTAATTACGTCAACGATTGCTGCGCCGGCAATTATTACACTTCTTATGATTGGTTCTGAACCGGGTGCTGCTATCCCGATAGTAGTTGCATTATCTGCGCATTTATTCGTTTTCTTTTTCGGCATAGTCGCAGATATTACACCGCCAGTTGCGCTTGCAGCCTTTGCAGCTTCAGGAATTTCGGGCGGTGATCCGATTAAAACTGGCGTCACTTCATCCAAGTTGGCCATCGCAGCCTTTATCATTCCGTATATGTTTGTCTTTAACCCTGCATTATTAATGATAGGCGCATCTGTGCCTGAGATTTTATGGGTGGTCTTTACTGCGCTGATTGGTATGATAGCGATTGGTGCGGGAATGATTGGCTATTGGTACCGTAAATGTAATTGGATTGAACGAATCATTGCAGTCGGTACAGGTTTATTATTAATCTTTCCTGAAACGATTACAGATATTGTTGGGCTTGTCTTATTTGTTGGCTTGGTGGCAATCCAATATAAATCTCGAGATAGAGATGATAATGACAAGAGTGTGGCAGTTGCATAA
- a CDS encoding DUF1850 domain-containing protein has protein sequence MRNIKTRLLFLFLILILSAFFFLPMTEALLFSDTRSNKFFYVTINERKAFEIRYVHSIHLTDVIESYEITPEQKIRLLSMSYQNLSIGLPGEAAEGETLELKDGVYTLTYNDRVIDSFRLHIGRVDADLALRYDHNELDLKRYLEKGKTYEFKVQKLTYYQLMKGENLNG, from the coding sequence ATGAGGAATATTAAAACAAGGTTGTTATTTTTATTTTTGATACTTATTTTATCCGCCTTCTTTTTTCTGCCTATGACAGAGGCTTTGCTATTTTCTGATACCAGGTCAAATAAATTTTTTTACGTTACGATAAATGAGCGAAAAGCATTTGAAATTAGATATGTACATTCCATTCATTTAACTGATGTCATTGAATCTTACGAAATAACGCCAGAACAAAAGATTCGTTTGTTATCCATGTCATATCAAAACCTTTCCATTGGATTGCCAGGAGAAGCAGCAGAGGGTGAAACTTTGGAATTAAAGGATGGCGTTTATACGCTTACATATAATGATAGAGTAATCGACTCATTTAGGCTTCATATCGGAAGAGTAGATGCAGATTTAGCACTTCGTTATGATCACAATGAGTTAGACCTAAAGAGATATTTAGAAAAGGGAAAGACCTATGAATTTAAAGTGCAAAAATTAACTTATTATCAATTAATGAAAGGAGAGAATTTAAATGGCTAG
- a CDS encoding TAXI family TRAP transporter solute-binding subunit has product MKKGKLHVLAIISMIAMLVLAACNSGGSSDGATKEKDDYDNLSILTGGAQGTYYPLGGSFADFISKETGIKTDAEVSQASAANMIDLKEGAAEIAFVQTDIAYYAANGELMFEDEVIDEVSAIGSLYPETVQLVTLEKSGIKSFEDLKGKKVSVGAIGSGTEANAKQLLEIHGLSMDDIDAQNLDFGESQESIQSGQIDAAFVTAGTPTGAVEGLNAVAKVFIVPIEDAKAEELIEKYPYYAKEVIPSGTYGSTEDTNAVSVGAMLVVKNELPEDLVYEITKAIYDNASKLTHDKGQYIKAETGLDGVGIDIHPGAQKYFDEANGK; this is encoded by the coding sequence ATGAAAAAGGGGAAACTCCATGTATTGGCGATTATTTCAATGATTGCTATGCTTGTGCTAGCTGCATGTAACTCGGGCGGTTCTAGTGATGGCGCAACAAAAGAAAAAGATGACTATGATAATTTAAGTATTTTAACAGGCGGAGCTCAAGGAACCTATTATCCACTTGGCGGATCGTTTGCAGATTTTATTTCAAAAGAGACTGGTATTAAAACAGATGCCGAAGTTTCACAAGCTTCTGCGGCGAATATGATTGACCTAAAAGAGGGCGCTGCTGAAATCGCATTTGTTCAAACGGACATCGCCTATTATGCAGCAAACGGTGAATTGATGTTTGAAGATGAAGTGATTGATGAAGTATCTGCAATTGGCTCACTTTATCCTGAAACTGTGCAACTCGTTACACTTGAAAAAAGTGGGATTAAATCCTTTGAAGATTTAAAAGGTAAAAAAGTTTCAGTTGGCGCAATTGGTTCAGGAACGGAAGCGAATGCAAAGCAATTGCTTGAAATTCACGGACTATCAATGGATGATATCGATGCGCAAAACTTAGACTTTGGGGAGTCACAGGAAAGTATTCAATCAGGACAAATCGACGCGGCATTCGTTACGGCAGGTACGCCAACTGGTGCGGTTGAAGGATTGAATGCAGTAGCGAAAGTATTCATCGTTCCTATTGAGGATGCTAAAGCTGAAGAGCTCATTGAGAAGTATCCTTACTATGCAAAAGAAGTCATTCCTTCAGGGACTTATGGTTCGACTGAAGATACAAATGCAGTTTCAGTAGGTGCGATGCTTGTTGTTAAGAATGAGCTTCCAGAAGATTTAGTATATGAAATTACGAAAGCAATTTACGATAATGCATCAAAATTGACACATGATAAAGGGCAGTATATTAAAGCTGAAACGGGATTAGACGGAGTCGGTATCGACATTCATCCTGGTGCACAAAAATATTTTGATGAAGCAAATGGAAAGTAA